The Chanos chanos chromosome 6, fChaCha1.1, whole genome shotgun sequence genome includes a region encoding these proteins:
- the ctsa gene encoding lysosomal protective protein: MYSVVACLLLGTLGVFGAPDSHEIKFLPGLQKQPSFRQYSGYFDVADNKHLHYWFVESQKDPANSPVVLWLNGGPGCSSLDGLLTEHGPFLVQDDGMTLQYNPYSWNKIANMLYLESPAGVGFSYSDDQKYTTNDTEVSMNNYLALKQFFKFFPEYSKNDVYLTGESYGGIYIPTLAERVMEDSSINLKGIAVGNGLSSYELNDNSLVYFANYHGLLGTSLWTALQGSCCKDGVCDFYNNQNPNCTKNLNEVQLIVYQSGLNIYNLYADCPGGVPDRASIENGQLVIRDFGNSFINHEWSTAWTQKVRGVASFFKSVKLDPPCTNSTPSTKYLNNPYVKSALHISPKALDWQVCSAEVNLNYNRLYMDVKKQYLKLLGALKYRVLIYNGDVDMACNFLGDEWFVESLQQEVQVKRRTWIYNNGESQQVGGFVKEFSNLAFLTVKGSGHMVPSDKPIAAYAMFSRFLTKQPY, translated from the exons ATGTACTCCGTGGTGGCGTGTTTGCTGCTGGGAACGTTGGGCGTTTTTGGAGCTCCCGATTCGCATGAAATCAAATTTCTCCCCGGGCTTCAGAAACAGCCCAGCTTCAGACAATACTCAGGATATTTTGACGTGGCAGACAACAAACACCTCCACTACTG GTTTGTGGAGTCTCAGAAGGATCCAGCAAACAGTCCTGTCGTTCTCTGGCTAAATGGTGGTCCAGGATGCAGCTCCTTGGACGGACTGCTCACAGAACATGGCCCGTTCTTA GTCCAAGATGATGGCATGACTTTGCAATACAATCCTTATTCTTGGAACAAG attgCCAACATGCTTTACCTAGAGTCACCAGCAGGGGTCGGTTTTTCCTACTCTGATGACCAGAAGTACACAACCAATGACACAGAG GTGTCCATGAACAACTATCTGGCCCTGAAGCAATTCTTCAAGTTTTTCCCAGAGTACAGTAAGAATGACGTGTACCTGACAGGTGAAAGTTATGGAGGCATTTACATTCCTACGCTTGCAGAGAGAGTCATGGAGGACAGCAGCATCAACCTTAAA ggcATTGCTGTTGGAAATGGCTTGTCCAGTTATGAGCTGAATGATAATTCTCTGGTTTACTTTGCCAACTATCATGGACTTCTTGGAACCAG TTTGTGGACAGCCTTGCAGGGAAGTTGCTGCAAAGATGGAGTCTGTGACTTCTACAACAACCAGAATCCAAACTGCACCAAGAAT ctgaATGAAGTTCAGCTTATTGTTTATCAGTCTGGTCTTAATATCTATAACCTGTATGCTGACTGTCCCGGTGGTGTACCTGATAGGGCCAG CATTGAGAACGGGCAGCTTGTGATCCGGGATTTTGGGAACAGTTTTATCAACCACGAGTGGTCTACAGCGTGGACGCAG AAAGTTCGAGGAGTGGCGTCTTTCTTCAAGTCAGTGAAACTTGATCCTCCATGTACCAACTCCACACCATCCACTAAGTATCTGAACAATCCTTATGTTAAATCTGCTCTACACATCTCCCCCAAAGCTCTGGACTGGCAGGTGTGCAG TGCTGAGGTGAATCTGAACTATAACCGTTTGTACATGGATGTGAAGAAGCAATATCTGAAGCTGTTGGGAGCACTG AAATACCGTGTGTTGATATACAATGGAGATGTTGACATGGCCTGCAACTTCCTAGGAGATGAGTGGTTTGTTGAGTCTCTTCAACAAGAG GTTCAGGTGAAGCGTAGGACCTGGATCTATAACAACGGGGAAAGCCAACAAGTGGGTGGCTTTGTCAAGGAGTTCAGTAACCTGGCTTTCCTCACTGTTAAG GGTTCAGGTCACATGGTCCCCAGTGACAAGCCCATTGCCGCCTACGCCATGTTCAGTCGCTTCCTTACCAAACAGCCATACTGA
- the ncoa5 gene encoding nuclear receptor coactivator 5 — protein sequence MSRRRSRSGTPPSHTTNSNDPRDLERRIFVGNLPTASMDKRDLEDLFSSYGKIQALSLFRGYGFVQFERAEHAEAAKAGHNGRIYRGYKLDVNMAAERRQKAQSRPSPPRRHPYGGYGETREPRPRSRSPMHGRDSRDHRDGRDLRDPGREPRPGPPRDPRPGPPRDHDLRESSYDRYRGSEGRERDPRDAHYRDDGYDHYYRADDYYRKKEDPYADRYREPWNGRREPEDDRIRPEERRRNELYRQYYEELQRRYDSERPVDCSVIVVNKQQKVYAENVGRKVRDLGMVVDLIFLNTEVSLTQALEDVSRARTPFAIIITQQHEVHRSCTVNILFGTPQEHRNMPMQDAMVLVASNYDSFKIAHRSKEREEIARKAAKMADDVLMREHEREGHPVSQLTAITLLSEGRYLTMEELDGLIGYLQDKRDRLFRATGETHAVPRPGTAPVPLEPQPAAQPMPTVPHTVMPTHNAHLAPAPSTVPASSHQQELQAKILSLFNSGAGAPLASTTTTVQTQGYSDTSDLPSSLSLSTSGMAKMPTPQTSMMSPRPALRPPVSAPSAYGPPTGRMAVPQVTQRPSVTAGTGINFDNPSVQKALDTLIQSGPSINHLVNAGNAAAAQRPEQSMGQAPPMSHYPRHY from the exons ATGTCTCGCAGAAGAAGCCGAAGTGGAACTCCGCCCTCTCATACCACTAACAGCAATGACCCCCGCGACCTGGAGAGAAGGATTTTTGTTGGGAATTTACCCACTGCATCCATGGACAAGCGGGATCTGGAGGACCTGTTCAGTTCATATGGGAAGATACAGG CCTTGTCCCTGTTTCGTGGTTATGGATTCGTGCAGTTCGAACGGGCGGAGCACGCGGAGGCAGCTAAGGCCGGACATAACGGTCGAATTTATAGAGGTTATAAACTAG ATGTAAATATGGCAGCGGAGAGACGACAGAAAGCACAATCCCGGCCAAGCCCTCCACGAAG GCACCCTTACGGTGGTTATGGGGAAACCAGGGAGCCACGTCCTCGGTCTCGATCCCCCATGCACGGGCGGGATTCTCGCGACCACAGAGACGGTCGAGACCTGAGAGATCCAGGCCGGGAACCCCGGCCCGGCCCGCCGCGCGACCCCCGGCCCGGTCCGCCGCGCGACCATGACCTTCGTGAATCCAGTTATGACAGATACAGGGGTtctgaggggagggagagagaccccCGCGATGCTCATTACAG AGATGATGGTTACGACCACTATTACCGGGCAGATGACTACTACCGTAAGAAAGAGGACCCATACGCTGACCGCTATAGGGAACCCTGGAACGGCAGGAGAGAACCAGAAG ACGATCGCATACGACCAGAGGAGCGGCGACGTAATGAGCTGTACAGGCAGTATTATGAGGAGCTGCAGCGACGCTACGACTCCGAGAGACCGGTCGACTGCTCCGTCATTGTTGTCAACAAACAGCAGAA GGTTTATGCTGAGAATGTGGGCCGTAAGGTGCGTGATTTGGGTATGGTAGTTGACCTCATCTTCCTCAACACGGAGGTGTCTCTGACACAGGCCCTGGAGGATGTAAGCCGTGCCCGCACGCCTTTCGCCATCATTATCACCCAACAGCATGAGGTCCATCGCTCCTGCACCGTCAACATCCTGTTTGGCACGCCGCAGG AGCACAGGAATATGCCCATGCAAGATGCCATGGTACTGGTGGCCAGTAACTATGACTCTTTTAAGATTGCACATCGCAGTAAGGAGCGAGAGGAGATTGCCAGGAAGGCTGCTAAGATGGCTGACGACGTTCTGATGAGAGAACACGAGAGAGAAGGACATCCTGTCTCTCAGCTAACTGCCATCACACTGCTCTCAGAGGGCAG GTATTTGACCATGGAGGAGCTGGATGGACTGATTGGGTACCTCCAGGACAAACGGGATCGCCTGTTTAGGGCCACCGGTGAAACACACGCAG tgcCTCGCCCTGGTACTGCACCCGTTCCTCTGGAACCCCAGCCCGCTGCTCAGCCCATGCCCACTGTGCCCCACACGGTTATGCCCACCCACAACGCTCACCTGGCACCTGCTCCCAGCACAGTGCCTGCCTCCAGTCACCAGCAGGAGCTGCAGGCAAAGATACTCAGTTTGTTTAACAGTGGAGCAGGGGCGCCATTAGCAAGCACGACTACCACGGTGCAGACACAGGGCTACTCCGACACCTCTGACCTGCCCTCCTCGCTCTCCCTTTCTACCTCTGGTATGGCGAAGATGCCCACGCCCCAGACAAGCATGATGAGCCCTCGTCCCGCACTCCGGCCCCCGGTCAGCGCGCCCTCCGCTTATGGCCCCCCCACGGGGCGCATGGCTGTCCCCCAGGTCACGCAGAGGCCCTCGGTCACGGCCGGCACAGGTATTAACTTCGATAACCCCAGCGTGCAGAAAGCTCTGGACACACTTATACAGAGTGGCCCGTCCATCAACCACCTGGTGAATGCCGGGAACGCGGCTGCCGCCCAGAGGCCCGAACAGAGCATGGGTCAAGCCCCGCCCATGTCACACTACCCACGTCATTACTGA